The Panicum virgatum strain AP13 chromosome 6K, P.virgatum_v5, whole genome shotgun sequence nucleotide sequence gcactatggacctcggcctggtgcttcaccgctcgtcctctgctgagctggtggtctacaccgacgctgactgggctggctgcccggacactcgtcgctccacttccggctacgccgtcttcctaggcggcaacctggtctcctggtcgtccaagcgacagtcggttgtctcccgctccagtgccgaagcgaagtaccgggctgtcgcaaTCGgagatgttcgggtactccatgtcccgactacctcccagtttgctgacatcttcaccaaggggctgccctcctcgaccttctcggagtttcgatccagcctcaacgtagccggtggctagttgtggctgcggggggtttTTGCCCTTgtactttcttcttgtccagtcttgaacaccgctgcgtcggtagttcagactgcggggggtgttagctttcttgttgtctagtcttgaacaccgctgcgccggtagttcagactgcgggggggggggggtgttggagtatattgagcccttgtatagaggcccatctagaggcccatgtatagaaactatatatcccacccttctagggtttggaaaaatACAAGCCACTATTCTCTCCTACTGGTGTTTCAAGGAAACAAAATCAAGACCAGGGTTCTTGGAATTTCTCGATTGTATTGCTGGTCAAGTCCAGTTTTGAAACTATGGGACAAATATGACTTAATCAAAGCATATCTGACACTTCAATGAGAATTTTCAGTTGAGAACAagtacattttttttctcaggAAATATGATTGTGATATATAACAAGAATATCCAATCTTTGTGTATGTACCTTAAACAAATTAAGAAATGCGACATAGCATACTCATCAGCTAAGCTTTGGAGGTTATATGATTCGCTGCTCCACATCCATGGCAGTCAAAACAAATGTAACTTGGCATAGTTCGAGAAAATATTGTGTTCACAAGTGGATGGCAGAACTCAAATATGGGTGGCTTGCTACACCATATCCTAGAAACAAAACTTTAGACACAGAAGGTAGTGATGAGTGTAGCTGTGGACCATGGTTTTTAAGGTGGCAAGGCGAGCCGTGGGGAGCCACTCATTCAAGTTTCCTAGGCATCGCCTAGGCAAGCATAAGGCGTGGCAAGGCGACGCCATATGATTATTACAAACTTCAAAGCAGGAGCATGGTTTAGGGATAAaaaggaaaatgaaaaaaaataaaaggaggACAAGGAACAAAAAAGGCCCAGCCCAGCTGACAGCCCATAAAAGCCCTCCCCAACTATCGTGAACTATCTAGGGCTGACCCTGCTCCTCTCCAGGTGCCTCTTCCTCCCGATACTGCTCCTCTCCAACCTCCAAGTGCCTCTTCTCCCTCCCGATCCTGTTCTCCATGTCCACTGCTGGAGCCGCCTCCTTCCAGATTTCCCCTCCGTTTCCTCACTGTTGCTGCCACCCCCTTCTAGATCTCCCCTCCCTTTCCCTCTCACTGCCGCCGTCGCTCCCCTTCTAGATCCCTATGCGAGATCCCCTGCTTCTGCCCTTCGAGAGCCAGAACCGAAGGGGATGGAAGCAGAAATGAGTCGTTAGCTTTGCCTGGTCCTCCTCCAGTTCTTCCTCTCTCCTACCTCCCCTGATCTCTCATTTTGCTGATTTTTGGTTGTGGCGTCCAGGATACCCAGGTTTTTTCAGCACCAGGACGCCTAGGAGACGACTTAAAAACCATGCTGTGGACCCAGAAAAGCCCATGAGAAAACATGCATCTTTGCTATACTTCTCTCACAGAGCACCACCAGTTGGATTCCAAGGTCATTGACATAAAGAATTTTGAGATAAGGGCTACTCTTTTTGCTTTCGTATAATATTATAATTATCAGGTACTGCCATATCATTAACAAGGATAATCTACTTTTGGTCCACCCCACCCACCACCAAAAAAAAGTTTCACTTTCATCCCTCAGTTAAAACCAGATAAAAAGCTGATTCTTGACTCTCAATGTCAGCGCAAATTATCACAGAAGGCAAGCTTTGTGGGTGCTTTTGGGTGATATAGCAGCCAAATCATCCACATGGAGATGCAAGAGTACTACAGGAGGGGTGATGTGGGTGTCCCAGCAAAAGTTGGTGATGTGGCTACCACATCACTTAAAACCACCCAAATAACCAACCTTAGGACATAGTTTATGTCAGTTTTGACAGTTGAGTTACATATTTTATAGGACATGAGAACAAGTCAAACCGAGTCAAGAGAACAAGTCAAACCGAGTCAAGAGTCAAGGGAAAGAAAATAGACTTTTCTTCATTGGCAGTGACAAGTAATTACCTCCTTAAAATCAACCCACTCCCATGTCTCGTGTGCTGTATTCATGTCATAAACAAGTGCATAGAGATCCTACAATTAATCAtagtaacttgattaattatATGAACCAATACAAGTGATAGCTGTGACCTGTTAGAAATAAGACTTACCTTTGCAGCATCATAATCAGTTATTACAGCTTCATAAAAACTATTATCATCAGGCCACCGAGTCATGACTTTACGGCCGATTAACGGATTTAATTGTGCTCCTTCAGAAGGAAGGCCAGAAGTATTTCTATTAATAACTGATCCCCGCCCACTAGGACCAGCAGAAAATGGCATAGATTTGACTGCAGAGCCACCAGGTATCTTCTGGCCCTTGAAGCACAATTAGTTACCCAAAAAATAACAATATCACATTACAAAATTACAAGCACAAAATTAACTGCAGATGTTTCAACCATCACTTACTGGTTTGGTCTTTTTCACTTTTGTGACAGGTGGAGCTGCCTTTTTAGCTCCTGAAGATGATGGTTGCATTGGTGCAGGTAAAGCCTGTGAGTGCATAGCAGATGGCGCAGGTACAGATGCAGAGGGAATGGGTTGAGACGTCTTTTGCCTCTTGCGAGAAGAGGTGGTAGGACTGGGCACGGGGTCATGCAAACGCTGTGCATTATTAACCAAATTCATCTGAAGGCCACCTGATGACTCTCTCCATTCCCTTAACAGAAGAACATTAGAGGTGAGAAAGAGagtagaaaaagaaaaggagcaaAGAGGATACAGCACAGTTAAGATGTATACTCATCTATCAGACAATACCTTATTTTTCGGATGATATCATCACTATTAACTCTGTTTAGCAACTCCCTGTGTTTTTTGTCAGATACGCGTAGCTCCTTCCTAAGCTCAGTAATGAGACTTTCCTTTTCCTGAGACAATATATTTAAACTTTTACAAGGTCAATCTATGAAATGCAGGCCAACCTGAGGAAATTAATAATGCGAAGATTGGCAGAGACATGTATACCCATGTTATAGCTTCAGACTGAGCCTTGAATGCTCGGAGAACGGAACAATATGCTTCTTGCTCAAGGTGATATATTTGTGTTTCCATATCTGTCTGAGATTGTTGAACTCTAGTATATGGTCCAGCACCAATAGTATCTCTTCCATTACCAGTGGTACGCCCACTGCCTTTCATACCTCTGTTCTGATATGATGGTGGGAGATCATCATCAGTTCCTGTAACCAACGCCAAATTTCTGAGCATAGCATTTCTCAAATCTTGTTACCTAACTGGTTCAAACCAGCAGGAAAATATTCTCAACATATGAAACTTTTTGTTCATAACGGTGACCATTTGAAGCAATAATTCTATAGCAATGTTCTCTTGTTAATTCACAAAACCTCAGCCTTTCATGGTCTGATCTCCTGGCAGAGTGACAAGTACACTTCTCAGCTTCAAAAAACATAAGGAGGCTTAAGACCATTGTTGTGTTACTCTCTACATACAAGTAGTGATTTGCATTGGacttttttcttctccttttggcAAGCATGCAGATGGTCATAACTGACTAATTCCTTCATAGTTCTACCCCAACACTACGTAGTGAGGAAAGTAGCGGCTAATGTGCAGGTCAGTTAAAAGTTGTATTTCGCTGATAACAATTATATCACTGCCACTGCCAGTGGGCACAATAACATACGCAAAGGTGCAAAAAAATCAGAAGAACATGCCCAAATTCCCTGCTTTATTTGAGTCACCAGTACTAACACTTCCATCTATAGTATTGCATTTCCTACTTTCTTGGATTGGTAGGGGCAGTGGGCACAATACCATAGACACAGATTTCCAAGTGCCTTGGTTCAGTAGCACTATAAATGCTCCAAAGGCTCGCAAAGGAAGATGATACAGCAATGACTGATATATTTTTGGTACAGCACTATAAATGCTCCAAAGGCTGACAAAGGAAGATGATACAGCAATGAATGATATATGACAAAGGAAGATGATACAGCACTATAAATGCTCCAAAGGCTCCAAAGGCTAAAGAAAGATGAGGGCAGTTGTTTCAAGTTACTACAATGTGCACTTTTTGATAACTACCAAGTGCGACCCTGTCCAACTAACAGTGGTAGGAAAGTGAGAAATGTTTTTGGTAGATGAAAGCTCTCATCCCATAACAACGGGTGAAACTATTCAGTCCATGGAAAACAATAGGAACAGCAGTTGCAAAGCAAGAAGTAGCAAACACAAGATGAGTTTAATAAGGTCTTAATTATTCAAGCTATTGATCCATTAACTGTTTCTCTTACCTCAAAAGATTATGTATGTTATTCCATAATCCATACATCATATGTCGGCAATGGAACAATCCTTTGTGATGTGGTTTTAAACTGGGCGAGTTTAGCACCGCCCAAGGTCCAAGAATTTTTGGAACTGGTAGTCCCTTAGCTCCAGAAATTCTTGGAACTAGAGCTGGGAGCACATTGAAGGTATCTTGAACAACAACTTTGTTATTATTTCAGATAAAATGCATATGTTTAAACTACTTGATTTCATCCTACAAACTCCAGATCCTGCATAGATCTCAGAGCTTGACGTGTGCAAATCAGGCCCTAAGTCACATGCTTTTTCTCTATGCATGCGAAGTTTTACAAGCAGACCAGCCATTTgcataaaaaaatcaaatttggATGTTGGAAATACATAAAATTGTTAAATTCACAGCTCAATATTTGAAATATTCTCGATTTAAGGTAATTCAAAGCAATGCTATCGCCCAATAAAAGccgaaaaaaaataatatgtaATCATGTTAACACACCATGACAGTGTCTTGCAAAAAGAAAAGCACCTGAGGTTAAGCTCTATTAACTCGGCGCTATAACAACATCACCTTGTTTGCAGCAGGGCTTATGTGGGCGCTTGGCATGTTGTGTCACCTAATAATTACTTCCATCAGGGAACTGGATGGGTCTGAACTAGGGATGCCATTCTAGCCTGATAACCCAATACCTGTACCTAATAGAGGTGTGAATATTTCGACTTTTCTGCCTACAGGCATATTCTTTGAATGGTTCCCCAATGGATAAACGGACACGAACATGGGTATGTTGCAGTTTGTTACACTTTTAAGACAAAATGGTGAGGAGTGCAGGAGCAAGAAGTTAAATCCTAGGAATCGAGCTACTATATACAGTAGATCACCACATCTTAGCCACTTGCTAACAAATCATTGTATGGCATATCTATTTTCCTCAAGCAGAACTCAGCTAAATATCAAAATACAATGCACCTTACCACATATCCACCACAAGAAACTATGATGGCAGATAATGTTTTACAGCaaaaattccagaaacaaaAAAACAGCACATGGCAAGGAAATCTTAAGTTATTCTAAAGCTAGGCCAACATTTGAGCAAAGGGCGCATTCTAAGGACTAGGTACTATTGAGAGGGGCAGTGTTACAGAATGTTATATTTCTCTTCTTATATATATTTTACTATTTACTTATTTGGGTGTACACAATAAtaatttgagatagaagttagAACTGTCTATTCCATATGCCTGATCAGGTTGCCTGCAAGTAAATTATACTTCCATGTCCATACTAACATGAGGGAAAACTTTCAAGTTTCAAAGATATTATCAGAACCATAACCTATATAACAACCAATGACTATGCAACCTTCCCTGCTAGGCTGCTACCATTTTGTTTTGCAGGGCCAATTTTCCGCACATTGACCGACAAACTTTTAAAGTAACTTCACAGAGCATTGTATAATATGCAACAAACTTCTCAAAAAGTAAATAAACATAATTTTTCATCTCAGTGTGGCATCAAAAAGTTTCCAGCCAACAACAGAGATGGCTTTCATTTATCTTCTACTTTAGGTTCAGTGCTTAAGATATTTAAAAGAAAGCACCAAATACAATCCTTTACTGACAGACTTTGCATCCTGACAGAAGGAATACCTCTAACACTTGGACAGAACCCAAAACCCAATAATATGCAAACAGTTCGTGTCTTTTTACACGAACAACCTGCATAATTTCACAACCCAAAGTCGCGGTGGGAGTTAACTGCCACGATCGATTACACGACTAATCTCACCCAATTACGCCACAAAATAACATAAATCCCAAAAAAGAAAATGGTGTTCGAGCCtacacccaaaaaaaaaatctgcacgAAACGACATCGTCGTCCACAAATAACAAAAATTTCCCAGCAATTCTTCCAAGGAGTTAACACATTATAATCCCAAAAATTGGCAATGAAGcataaaccctaaccctaagggCAGAATCCACCACACTTACCGCTGCTGTCCACAGCCCCGTCGAAGTTCATGCCGTGTCTCAGCTCCGTAGACCACAAATCCCCTCCAAATCACACCTCGCCGACGGCGCCACAACCAGCACCACGAACGTGACGTGACGCGACGCGACCCCGCCAAACCGCCTCCCAAAAACACCGATCCGCCGCCACCCGGGAAAGAAGGACCCTTCCTGGCTCCTCACCTGGACGGAGCCGCGGGTTCCGAAGGCGAAATCCAGGCAAGACGCTGCGGATCCCGGCGAGATCTAGGCGGATAGCGAAGAGGGGAGCCTACGAAGGGACGCTGCGGGAACACGACAGAGGGCGCGGGCGGGGCGTGTGGGAGGCGAGGTGACGAAAGGTGATGCGAAAATTATTGGAGGGGGCGAAAAGAGTATTTCGTTTGTGGCTTAGGAAGTTTAATAGGCGACTGCTCCTGCGCATGCCTAGTTTAGTTTAGGGAGGGGCGGACCTATAATTTAAGGGCTCGGTCAGGATTTCTTATATAATTTTGTGCTAAAATATTTAAGGATTAAGTTGTACTGTGAGGTCATCGTCAGAGTCATGGCCCAATGGGACTTTGAATGTTATTAACTCTACACTTCAGAGATCAGCAGATCGTTTTGCAAGACAACGTTGAATAGTGCTTGCAAATTAGAAAAATCTTAGGTTAGTTATGCAAAAAGTCTAAATTGGATTGGATCTCAAGACTCTATATAGGGTTTTGTAAACTATCAAGACTCGTACTTTAGAATTTTGTTTTAGACTTTTGCAAGGCCTCCACCAATGTCGCGAGGTGACATGCAAACCCCACCCCGTGAGAGAAAGGCTTATAACCCAGCCCGTTGCGGGCTGGGAACAGGCCACGGCATGCATCGGTGGCAGCGGTGGCATGCAGCGGTGGCAGTGGACCCGTTACCAATTAATGCTATCTGTGGGTGCAGCAGTCCGCATGCAGAGAGAGCAGCTGCGACACAGTTCTCTTCGCCGGTTTGAAGCCGGCTGGGAACGGAGCGCCGGCtgtcttcttttttcttctctctctccgcCAGCGAGGACTTTTCGGCTGACATGGATTCCTCCCAGCCGGTGAATAGTCCTCGTAATACTTGCTCTGAAGGCCGTGGCCTCCTCTCATGCCCTAAGGCTGCCCCATGACAAGTGATGTTGGGCATGAGCGGGGAAGATGCAACGTGTGTGACAAGGACTTAAGGGGGAGGGGCAGGTGGGAGCCACAGAGCGCGTGCGAGACTACGACAGGCGAGGCCTGACAGGTTGTGCCCGATCGTTTTATGGCAATGGAGGTGGAAGCGTCGGTGGTGGCAGAGCGCAGGCACCGTAGTGCTGGGGCGGCAGCAAGGTGGACATGCTCGGTCGGAGCACACGCGACGAAAGCGTCGCCGGCGGGTGCCGCATGTATGAGCCGGAGCTTTTCTCACCGCAGCTTTTCTCGTGAGGACAGAGTAGGTGTGGTAACGAATCATGGCTACAGTGATCTCTTCACAATCTAATTTTGATGGCTGGGTTTTGGACAAGCCGAGCCAGCCCGGTGGAGTGGTGGGCCGAGCTGTTCCCGGATGAAACAGGATAGCCGGATAGGCGCCCAGGCAGCCTCACTCGGTCGGGCGGGTGAAATTGATCCGGCTATAGAATAATTTATTTTAAGACCGGTCTATTCAGAATCTCGAGTGTTGAATAGGTATTACGCCCACGGCGGAGCGCCGCCCACAGTTCGGCGGGTGAAAAATACTCTGCAAGTGTTGAGGGTAGTAAAAAGTGGTGTAATGATTGTTTTTAATGCAGAGTTGGTCAAGGAGACATTGGTTTTGTGGCCGGAATGCAATTTATTGCACATTTGACTGACAAATATGTCAATAAATCAGTTCAGTACCACTAAAAAAGGCGCCATGTCAGGAGCGTGTAGGTGTTGTCCCATCAGCAACTCTAGAAATATGAGACCCATGCAAATGGAGTataaggggccgtttagttcccaaaattttttgtctcccctttgaacacatacatgaaacattaaatatagttaaacaacaaaactaattgcacagtttgaatgtacacgatgagacgaatcttttgagcctaattagtgcgtGATTAGCcataaagtgctacagtaacccacatgtgctaatgatgcggtcaaatgcctcaaaagattcgtctcgcggtttccaagcgagttctgaaattagttttttaattagtgcccgAAAAGTCTTCCCGGCATCTTAGTCAAACAATCGATGTGATCTTtaaaccaaaaattttcactaactaaacaccCTCTAAGTTGGATTGTGGTGTAGTAAAAAGTAAGAGTTTCAACGTAGTCAGCGAGGTGTCCATGGAGATAGTACTGCCATGCAGAGCCTGGTAGTAATAAAGGCTGTGTGTTAGTTCCCATGAAGAAAACACTGTCTCCTTGACCACAAATTTGGTGCAATTTGTGGTGACCAGGGGTCTCGAGCGGTGCGTTCGCCGGACTTGTTGCTATCACAGATACGTGTCGTGCTTCACATCTGACAAGTTGTAGTTTTAACATTAGTTTGGGCGGAAGTAAAAAGCGAATGAATTGTGTCGTGCCGGGTAGTAAAAACTAGAATTCTGACTACATTGCGCATCTATTATGGTGCTCTTTCCAATTTGCTAATGGCACGAGATAATATTGAGTGATAGACATGCATGATTGGATTTACTTTACATGCATGAGaccttgttttggtgcgtaaaCACGGATTGGATTGGTATTTGTATGTAGCTCCCGTGAGGGCTTGTGTCTGTGAAGGTGCAGTTGAAGTAAAATATTATCATTCCGGTAGTAAATAGAATTAAAACTGGCCATAATAAGCTTGATGCGTTGTCGTGTTCTAAAAACTTACATGATGTTGGGCAAATAAGAAGTCTGGTATTTTTTTAGATTAGCATAAACGCACGTGCTGCACGCATGTGatttaaaaattttaattatattttaattcaaaaatgcttTTCATCTCCTGTTAAAAATATGTTGACAGATAGTTCTAAAATATATGTTCCAAAGGACCCATATTGTCTATGCATTATGATATTCACAATAAACTATTTATAATTTTGGGAAACATAGGTAATACAGTTTAATTTTACTAATACCCATTGGCTCGATTTAATTGAGTAGACGTACCAGCGGAGAAGCTGACGAGGAGGATGTTGTTCGGCTTGTGTCATTATATCGGTGTTCAACAGGCGGATGTCTGGTTAGCTGAAAAGGCGAGGCTTGACTACGGATACCCATCGGCTCGATCTAATAAGCTGATGAGAAGGATGTTGTTTGCAGGGGCGGGCTCAGGATTTTGACtttgggtattcaaaattttgccCTAAATGAGTGCCATGGTTCGGTGTGATGGAGCAGTAACATGGCAGAAGCCATAGCCTAACAATCTGCACAAAAGAAAGGCTTGCAGACAATTGTAGTGTATCATTTTCTATTTATAATTGTTTCAGAAAAAGGCGTATGAAAAATACAGTGCTATCTTACTATAGTTATCTTCGTGGTCGTGGACGCAATTCCGCCTCCGAGCCAAGACAcagccaccgcccaccgcgTGGCCATCAGGCCGTGGCCACGCTCGCTCGGCGTTCTGCGGCTGCGCTCGCCGTCCGCCCACcgggccgagccgccgccgctggccgtggCCGCTCCCGTGCATGCCGTTGCGCACGCCTGTGAATTCGAGCCATGCCGCCCTCAGCGCGCTACCCTCCGAGGCTCCAACCTCCGCTTGATCACCTCCGAGGTCCGAGCGGAGACGTAGCCCATGTGGCCGCCGCATGGTCGTGCGAGCTGCGCCGCGCTCGTCGCCGCCCGCCCCCTGAGCCGAGCAGCACCACATGCCACATCCGTCGTCGcccgtcgccgcctcgccggctctccgcgccgcgccatggccgctgcAGCACGGCCATTCCTAGCTTGCGTACTcgctgcctgctgctgcgcgcGTCAGGAGAGGGAGGCCAGGCAAGTCAGCCGGGTCTGGAGCCTGGACTAGGCCAATCGGTGGAGAGTGAGCCGTGGGAGGGGTGAGGGGTGGGGGGACAAATTGTTGGGCCGCTGGATTGGGCTGTTTGGCCCATTTCGAGAGAAAGAGGTGGATTAGAgtataatttttctattttttatataCACCACacaatatataatatatatacttGATTTTGTGTcaaaaataatgggtattcaactgaataccctTAAATTCAATTGGGCCCGCCCCTGGTTGTTTGGCTTGTGTCGTTATCGGTGTTCACTGTTCAACAACCGGCAGATGTTCGGTTAGCTGATAAAGTGAGGCTCGACGGCATCCATAGGTATTGTTGCTAGTTTCTTTGGCTCTGCGCAGGATTGTTTCTGAGTTGTCAATAACGATATAGTTTTACGGGGGATGCGCGGCTTCGTGCATACTCTCCGGTAGCCGGCTGGCCGCCACTGGCAGATTTTTCTCCTGTCTACTCTTTCTTCTCCACACACCAAGCATCATCGTTGTCtctctgttttttcttttttcttccaaaCGCCATCAAGTAGAAGCTTCAATTCCTCCGTTGGCAAGGAAGCAGCTAATCAAGCAAATCAACACCCTGCGGCTTCTCCTCTATTCGACTATTCCTCACAGCACTAACATCTGACTCTGAGGCCGCACGAGCGGAGGACAATGACGTGATGTGATGTGAGGCCACGGCGCATGTGCCAACGACGAAGGCAAGCTGCGGCTGCGGGTAGCGGCGGAGTAGCACAACAGTGCGAGCTGAGCTCAGGGGCTTGCGGCGGTGGGGCAACGAAGGCGAGCTGCGGGCAGCAGCGCGACCTGACCCTAGGGGCGTGCGGCGGTGAAGCGCAGCAGGGCACACAACATGGGCTTGGCGAGCAGGGCGGCTCGTAGCCTCGTAGGTGGAAGGGCTAGCGGAGAAAACAAATAACGGGTACAGCAGGCGGGTAAGGGAAAGCCGCggtgaataaataaataaattttggGCAGAAATATCCTCTAACTCGTAGTTTTTATGGGTCTCTACCTCCTCCCACCTCCTTCGGCCCTGACACGCAGGTCCAacgtgaggggtacggtgggcCCGATTTGGGTGAAAAGagttttcaattgttttcgatTATAGTATAAATAGATAGACTAGCAAAGTGTACGCGCCAGGCACATATTGTAAAAACTATTCAATAAATGTTTTATATTTATTATAGAACACATGCAAAGCTACTGAACGTGATAATATGTTATAGTATAATATGTTCTACTAAATGTTTTATATTGTATACATAAATTGATTAAGAGGCTTAAACTTCACCTCTAGCAGCGGTGCAAATCCACATTGTTCTCTCAAAGATTATTCTTGTCCTGGACTCTCTGGCATACAATGGTGTGGATTAGTGTGGGTGATGAGTAAACACATCGGAAAGCTTGTGTGTTTACCTAGGGTAGtgcctgtgacacctcaggcgtcagtacacttaaatacagatcaCTGTACCCCATTTACACTTAAAAGaaaatgtgggaaattaattcaaagatgagaggtcaaataaaagtcaaagtatataaaagaaattaaaggagaaagaaaaaggagtgaaaagctactcaaatttcaattcaaaaatgtgcacaaaatttttgttggctcatgagaggtacttcaattgacatgtgctcaattaaacttcagccaaaaatcaatcaaaaacagaataaaaccaaaacccttttgtgcaagtttgaaaatttacaaatagttcaaaatgtgagtttcaaatgaaaatttgcataacaaaaaagttgtagatcttgaaaagttatgcaaaattggtattcaacactttttcatttgagccctctaagtaggagatatttttagtttaccgagaggtccctggattttcagaaatcacaaaaaggccctcacctccatctctctcctcccggtgctctgtttcgcccgccgcccgccgtacgccgccggtggacctcgtccacggcgcgtccgcggccaaatggacccggggaacccctccagcgccacctggcctgccccttggcacctccccacgctAACACGCGTCCCAGACGCCCTCCCGagctgccacgccgccccgccatgtgcagcgccgcctgctcgctccgcccgctcgccgtcgagtcgccccgGACCAAACCAGCCTCCCCCAGACGCCACTCCCCTCGCCCAGGTGCTCTCTGGCCTATAAGTacccccagagccccgccgttgcgcggcttcccctccttcttcctcctcccgccgtccgccatggccggcgagatctagctcgcgcggaccggccaccacagccctgcattgctccatccaaccaccccagaagcttctccaccttccagttgagctccacgcgcgcggaatcgaatccaaaccctTTCCCGACGtcgttccccttctgcgccgccgccggcgagctcgggctcaccgcggaccggccagtcCAGAGGGAGAgcgtgcacgagagctaccccaggagcatcctcacgctctcgcggtgctcgtgcgcgccacgttcccctaccccgagccttCCTTAGCCTAccacgccggcgaaccgaacatcTCCTCTGCCATTAGCACCGGCGAGCTCGCCTCCGACCTTCTTCCACCCGAACGGCTacaagggtaggtgttcctcgatcttctctctcccacgcgcctccccgttgcagccccggtaagccctgcctagcagaacaccaccggcaagatgcaacggcggagaaggctgGCGAAGGAC carries:
- the LOC120712072 gene encoding protein EMSY-LIKE 3 isoform X4, translating into MNFDGAVDSSGTDDDLPPSYQNRGMKGSGRTTGNGRDTIGAGPYTRVQQSQTDMETQIYHLEQEAYCSVLRAFKAQSEAITWEKESLITELRKELRVSDKKHRELLNRVNSDDIIRKIREWRESSGGLQMNLVNNAQRLHDPVPSPTTSSRKRQKTSQPIPSASVPAPSAMHSQALPAPMQPSSSGAKKAAPPVTKVKKTKPIPGGSAVKSMPFSAGPSGRGSVINRNTSGLPSEGAQLNPLIGRKVMTRWPDDNSFYEAVITDYDAAKDLYALVYDMNTAHETWEWVDFKEMAPEDVRWEGEEPDLDLLGRGAPVHGVKKSTSRVGPMLGAGRGRGPQKNSFKKDYPPTQNGVGKKSSDYIEILHTETLIKEVERVFSAGNPDPLEMERAKKVLKEHEQSLIDAIARLAEATDADGHARSSEHNHCWRNQHGV
- the LOC120712072 gene encoding protein EMSY-LIKE 3 isoform X1: MNFDGAVDSSGTDDDLPPSYQNRGMKGSGRTTGNGRDTIGAGPYTRVQQSQTDMETQIYHLEQEAYCSVLRAFKAQSEAITWEKESLITELRKELRVSDKKHRELLNRVNSDDIIRKIREWRESSGGLQMNLVNNAQRLHDPVPSPTTSSRKRQKTSQPIPSASVPAPSAMHSQALPAPMQPSSSGAKKAAPPVTKVKKTKPGQKIPGGSAVKSMPFSAGPSGRGSVINRNTSGLPSEGAQLNPLIGRKVMTRWPDDNSFYEAVITDYDAAKDLYALVYDMNTAHETWEWVDFKEMAPEDVRWEGEEPDLDLLGRGAPVHGVKKSTSRVGPMLGAGRGRGPQKNSFKKDYPPTQNGVGKKSSDYIEILHTETLIKEVERVFSAGNPDPLEMERAKKVLKEHEQSLIDAIARLAEATDADGHARSSEHNHCWRNQHGV
- the LOC120712072 gene encoding protein EMSY-LIKE 3 isoform X2, whose amino-acid sequence is MNFDGAVDSSGTDDDLPPSYQNRGMKGSGRTTGNGRDTIGAGPYTRVQQSQTDMETQIYHLEQEAYCSVLRAFKAQSEAITWEKESLITELRKELRVSDKKHRELLNRVNSDDIIRKIREWRESSGGLQMNLVNNAQRLHDPVPSPTTSSRKRQKTSQPIPSASVPAPSAMHSQALPAPMQPSSSGAKKAAPPVTKVKKTKPGQKIPGGSAVKSMPFSAGPSGRGSVINRNTSGLPSEGAQLNPLIGRKVMTRWPDDNSFYEAVITDYDAAKDLYALVYDMNTAHETWEWVDFKEMAPEDVRWEGEEPDLDLLGRGAPVHGVKKSTSRVGPMLGAGRGRGPQKNSFKKDYPPTQNGVGKKSSDYIEILHTETLIKEVERVFSAGNPDPLEMERAKKVLKEHEQSLIDAIARLAEATDDGHARSSEHNHCWRNQHGV
- the LOC120712072 gene encoding protein EMSY-LIKE 3 isoform X5, with product MNFDGAVDSSGTDDDLPPSYQNRGMKGSGRTTGNGRDTIGAGPYTRVQQSQTDMETQIYHLEQEAYCSVLRAFKAQSEAITWEKESLITELRKELRVSDKKHRELLNRVNSDDIIRKIREWRESSGGLQMNLVNNAQRLHDPVPSPTTSSRKRQKTSQPIPSASVPAPSAMHSQALPAPMQPSSSGAKKAAPPVTKVKKTKPGQKIPGGSAVKSMPFSAGPSGRGSVINRNTSGLPSEGAQLNPLIGRKVMTRWPDDNSFYEAVITDYDAAKDLYALVYDMNTAHETWEWVDFKEMAPEDVRWEGEEPDLDLLGRGAPVHGVKKSTSRVGPMLGAGRGRGPQKNSFKKDYPPTQNGVGKKSSDYIEILHTETLIKEVERVFSAGNPDPLEMERAKKVLKEHEQSLIDAIARLAEATDGEGDMCSALFFFPQP
- the LOC120712072 gene encoding protein EMSY-LIKE 3 isoform X3, yielding MNFDGAVDSSGTDDDLPPSYQNRGMKGSGRTTGNGRDTIGAGPYTRVQQSQTDMETQIYHLEQEAYCSVLRAFKAQSEAITWEKESLITELRKELRVSDKKHRELLNRVNSDDIIRKIREWRESSGGLQMNLVNNAQRLHDPVPSPTTSSRKRQKTSQPIPSASVPAPSAMHSQALPAPMQPSSSGAKKAAPPVTKVKKTKPKIPGGSAVKSMPFSAGPSGRGSVINRNTSGLPSEGAQLNPLIGRKVMTRWPDDNSFYEAVITDYDAAKDLYALVYDMNTAHETWEWVDFKEMAPEDVRWEGEEPDLDLLGRGAPVHGVKKSTSRVGPMLGAGRGRGPQKNSFKKDYPPTQNGVGKKSSDYIEILHTETLIKEVERVFSAGNPDPLEMERAKKVLKEHEQSLIDAIARLAEATDADGHARSSEHNHCWRNQHGV